A region of Dermabacter vaginalis DNA encodes the following proteins:
- a CDS encoding iron chelate uptake ABC transporter family permease subunit: protein MDDSTREPNLHPSAATLKDPSLATVADIRDVEKAQEQRAQKGIPNLLATVGPARVSACAPERHSGPFITRSSRTRYALLLASLATIAALTTTGIVAWNNPLPFGSEGFWRIATMRASAIIVMAVVATCQAFATIAFQTATANRIITPSIMGFESLYVLLHTSAVFFLGAAGITQLTGTGQFFLMAALMVGFSGLLYGWLLNSKTGSIHVMLLVGIILGGGLGSLSTFMQRLLDPSDFDILTTRMFGNISNADLDHLPFVIPIVALTAALLYACSARLNVLALGRETATNLGVHHKRATILVLLLVSILMAMTTSLVGPMTFLGFLIAALTYQLTDTYDHRLLFPAAILIGYDVMTLAYFILRHIFNAQGAVTVIIELIGGLAFLLFILRKGRL, encoded by the coding sequence GTGGACGATAGCACTCGCGAGCCCAACCTCCACCCGAGCGCGGCAACTCTCAAGGATCCCTCGCTCGCGACCGTCGCCGACATTCGCGACGTCGAGAAAGCACAGGAACAGCGCGCGCAAAAGGGCATTCCCAATCTGCTGGCAACCGTCGGACCGGCGCGCGTAAGCGCGTGCGCTCCCGAACGACACTCCGGCCCCTTCATCACCCGTTCCTCGCGCACCCGATACGCACTCCTGCTCGCGAGTCTCGCCACGATCGCGGCGCTCACGACCACCGGCATCGTGGCGTGGAACAACCCGCTGCCCTTCGGCAGCGAGGGTTTCTGGCGGATCGCGACGATGCGCGCGAGTGCGATCATCGTCATGGCGGTGGTCGCCACCTGCCAGGCATTTGCGACCATCGCCTTCCAAACGGCGACCGCAAACCGCATCATCACGCCCTCGATCATGGGCTTCGAGTCACTGTACGTCCTTTTGCACACATCAGCGGTGTTTTTCCTAGGCGCGGCGGGGATCACACAGCTCACGGGTACCGGGCAGTTCTTCCTTATGGCGGCCCTCATGGTGGGTTTCTCCGGGCTTTTATACGGCTGGCTACTCAACTCCAAGACGGGCAGCATTCACGTCATGCTCCTCGTGGGAATCATCCTCGGCGGCGGTCTGGGCTCGCTCTCCACGTTTATGCAGCGGCTGCTTGATCCGAGCGACTTCGACATCCTCACCACCCGCATGTTCGGCAATATCTCAAACGCCGATCTCGACCACCTCCCGTTCGTGATCCCGATCGTCGCGCTCACCGCAGCGCTGCTGTACGCCTGTTCGGCACGCCTCAACGTCCTCGCCCTCGGCCGCGAAACAGCGACCAACCTCGGCGTTCACCACAAGCGCGCAACGATCCTCGTGCTTCTGCTCGTCTCGATTCTCATGGCGATGACGACCTCGCTCGTCGGCCCTATGACCTTCCTCGGCTTCCTCATCGCCGCCCTCACCTACCAGCTCACCGACACCTATGACCACCGGCTCCTGTTTCCCGCGGCGATCCTCATCGGCTACGACGTCATGACGCTCGCCTACTTCATCCTCCGGCACATCTTTAACGCGCAGGGCGCGGTCACCGTCATCATCGAGCTCATCGGCGGGCTCGCCTTCTTGCTGTTCATCCTCCGAAAGGGGCGCCTGTGA
- a CDS encoding SseB family protein, which translates to MSLRKQDPKVARTLPAHFTAKDQLADTAGTPWHGRDLTPSHFPDDVGERGENVAGALEAFDAGADPTRERLVAALAGTRVLIPIQAIATDSAETQSGLHADNASDMAMVKLQLRDGQVALPVFTNVAALSTWSPEARPVPMVLEQAAQSAVAEGCTCLAVDLGREGTPLVLRRSALWALAQGRPWRAPHNDDLVRSEIAALVHAVDGLEGAEPLPGEERELELRLALTPGLDRQALDALMSRVQTFLAHSRVIAERVSSLKITVTPTQR; encoded by the coding sequence ATGAGCCTGCGCAAACAGGACCCGAAAGTCGCCCGCACCCTGCCCGCGCACTTCACGGCAAAAGATCAGCTCGCTGACACCGCGGGAACGCCGTGGCACGGGCGCGATCTTACGCCCTCACACTTCCCGGACGATGTGGGTGAGCGAGGTGAAAACGTCGCTGGAGCGCTCGAGGCTTTCGACGCGGGGGCAGATCCTACGCGAGAAAGACTCGTGGCGGCGCTTGCGGGCACACGCGTTCTCATCCCCATACAGGCGATTGCGACCGACAGCGCCGAGACCCAAAGCGGGCTGCACGCCGATAACGCGTCCGACATGGCCATGGTCAAACTTCAGCTGCGAGATGGGCAGGTCGCTCTCCCCGTTTTCACGAACGTCGCGGCGCTCTCCACGTGGAGCCCCGAAGCGCGTCCGGTTCCCATGGTGCTCGAGCAAGCCGCGCAGTCGGCCGTCGCCGAGGGGTGCACGTGTCTCGCGGTTGATCTCGGCCGCGAAGGGACCCCGCTCGTGCTACGACGCTCGGCGCTGTGGGCCCTCGCGCAGGGACGGCCCTGGCGGGCACCGCACAACGACGACCTTGTGCGAAGTGAAATCGCGGCGCTCGTCCACGCGGTCGACGGCCTCGAGGGCGCCGAACCACTTCCGGGCGAGGAGCGTGAGCTCGAATTGAGGCTCGCCCTGACCCCCGGGCTCGATCGACAAGCGCTCGATGCCCTCATGAGTCGAGTGCAGACTTTTCTCGCCCACTCCCGGGTCATCGCGGAGCGCGTGAGCTCGCTGAAGATCACCGTGACCCCCACTCAGAGGTAG
- a CDS encoding MFS transporter, which produces MALSVYRDVLQLPKAPSIYLLGFLARFPFSATGLVLTLHTVMSLGQNYMMAGFVVTSSTLGAAISAPWRGRLMDTKGLKRTLIPPIIVNLVFWAIAPFLPFAILLPAVFVAGLFSIPVFSIVRTSLSVVTPATMRKSAFALDSVITEFVFMLGPAAGTLLVFTWGSHVAMWVIGAAVVIAGIGLMIVDPPLSSDDIVLPARIPEPLEVAETGLERSPAAVAERIAYENTQTGQMMALTEADLGVSDSESARALDEARSLARKQLLSLGGIAILVATVVGSIILVAGDLGIVALMEGLGHKDFIGPVIAIWCLGSAIGGLAYGAMSRDIHPLWVLFGLSIVTMPIALVSNLPTAFILCFISGLGIAPSIASTGEAISRRVPEIARGEAMGWHGSAMTIGSSLGSPLVGIIIDVGGAGTAFFSAGLIGLVVAVGGLVAMRVHRSRVRARAAKELGIEAA; this is translated from the coding sequence GTGGCTCTTTCCGTATACCGCGACGTGCTCCAGCTCCCCAAGGCGCCGTCCATTTACCTTCTCGGATTCCTTGCGCGCTTCCCGTTCTCGGCAACGGGGCTCGTACTGACCCTCCATACGGTGATGAGCCTCGGCCAGAACTACATGATGGCCGGCTTCGTCGTCACCTCCTCGACTCTCGGTGCAGCGATCTCCGCCCCGTGGCGTGGGCGACTCATGGATACGAAGGGCCTCAAGAGAACACTGATCCCGCCGATCATCGTGAACCTCGTGTTCTGGGCGATCGCACCGTTTTTGCCCTTCGCCATTCTGCTCCCCGCAGTTTTTGTCGCGGGCCTCTTCTCGATCCCCGTGTTTTCGATCGTACGCACGTCACTTTCGGTCGTCACCCCCGCGACGATGCGTAAATCAGCTTTCGCGCTCGACTCCGTCATCACCGAGTTCGTGTTCATGCTTGGTCCCGCGGCCGGCACGCTACTGGTGTTCACGTGGGGGTCGCATGTCGCGATGTGGGTGATCGGCGCCGCCGTCGTGATCGCGGGTATCGGTCTGATGATTGTCGATCCGCCACTCTCGAGCGACGACATCGTGCTTCCCGCCCGCATTCCCGAACCCCTCGAGGTCGCCGAAACCGGCCTTGAACGGTCGCCTGCCGCTGTTGCCGAGCGCATTGCCTACGAAAATACCCAGACGGGCCAGATGATGGCGCTCACCGAGGCCGACCTCGGCGTAAGCGACAGTGAATCCGCGCGGGCCCTCGACGAAGCCCGCTCTCTTGCAAGGAAGCAGCTCCTCTCACTCGGGGGCATCGCCATTCTTGTCGCGACCGTGGTGGGCAGCATTATCCTCGTCGCGGGCGACCTCGGCATCGTCGCCCTCATGGAGGGCCTCGGTCACAAGGACTTCATTGGCCCCGTGATCGCGATCTGGTGCCTCGGAAGTGCGATCGGTGGCCTCGCCTATGGCGCGATGAGCCGCGACATCCACCCGCTGTGGGTGCTGTTCGGTCTTTCGATCGTGACCATGCCGATCGCCCTCGTCTCGAACCTCCCGACGGCATTCATCCTGTGCTTTATTTCGGGGCTCGGAATCGCGCCGAGCATTGCTTCGACGGGCGAAGCGATCTCGCGCCGCGTGCCCGAGATCGCGCGCGGCGAAGCCATGGGCTGGCACGGCAGTGCCATGACGATTGGCTCGAGTCTTGGGAGCCCCCTCGTGGGCATCATTATCGACGTGGGCGGCGCAGGTACGGCGTTCTTTTCCGCCGGCCTCATTGGTCTTGTCGTCGCGGTCGGTGGGCTCGTGGCGATGCGCGTGCATCGCTCGCGTGTGAGGGCGCGCGCAGCGAAAGAACTTGGGATCGAGGCAGCCTGA
- a CDS encoding HisA/HisF-related TIM barrel protein, whose amino-acid sequence MPRFDLFPAVDIAGGTLARAPRGGASTDPLDIVRTFARDGASWLHLADLDRAFGRGTNDAQLAAIVREAHALGVRTQYSGGIDSGEALAAALASDCARVNISAAALAERDFVREAIRTHGDRIAVCVDVRGASIHPRGRKEPIGDLDSTLTFLRGAGCARLIVTEIERDGALSGPPLALLERVSHESCGDIIASGGAASLGDIEALVRLSTFTRVRGAIVGRALLEGRFTLSEALERVRNVEARHARQPSERTP is encoded by the coding sequence ATGCCCCGGTTTGACCTTTTTCCCGCGGTCGATATCGCGGGAGGTACCCTCGCGCGCGCACCGCGCGGCGGCGCGAGCACGGACCCGCTCGACATCGTGCGGACCTTCGCGCGCGACGGTGCTTCATGGCTCCACCTCGCCGACCTCGATCGAGCCTTTGGACGCGGCACGAACGATGCACAACTCGCCGCAATTGTGCGCGAGGCCCACGCCCTCGGGGTGCGCACCCAGTACTCGGGCGGTATCGATTCCGGGGAAGCCCTTGCCGCCGCCCTCGCGAGCGATTGTGCTCGCGTGAATATTTCCGCCGCAGCGCTCGCTGAACGCGACTTTGTGCGCGAAGCGATCCGCACGCACGGCGATCGGATCGCCGTGTGCGTTGACGTTCGTGGAGCATCGATTCATCCGCGCGGGCGCAAGGAGCCGATTGGGGACCTTGACTCCACCCTCACGTTTCTCCGTGGCGCGGGCTGTGCACGTCTCATCGTGACCGAGATCGAGCGTGACGGTGCGCTTTCGGGACCTCCTCTCGCACTCCTCGAGCGCGTGTCACACGAGAGCTGCGGCGACATCATCGCGTCGGGAGGGGCGGCAAGTCTCGGCGACATCGAGGCCCTCGTTCGTCTCTCCACCTTCACGCGCGTGAGGGGCGCGATCGTGGGCCGCGCCCTCCTCGAAGGCCGCTTCACACTCTCCGAGGCGCTCGAGCGAGTGCGAAATGTGGAGGCAAGGCACGCGAGGCAACCGTCGGAAAGGACACCATGA
- a CDS encoding ABC transporter permease has translation MSVTEAAPPAERRRPASGTSLAGPRRNRIALIVALFATLALLVLSLFVGVYDITGGDRGWDIFLITRVPRTLALVLSGSAMAMCGLIMQLLTQNKFVEPSTTGTTEWASLGLIAVMILFPTAGLVPRMVGAIIFALIGTLVFFGFLERVSLKSSLIVPIVGIMLGAVVGSFTTFIALETDTLQSLGIWFTGSFTGLVRGRYELLFLVLLVLIAAFVVADRFTVAGLGKDVATNVGLNYRAVVFLGVFLVAIATGIVTVIVGRLPFLGLIVPNIVSMVRGDDLRSNLPWVMLLGVWVVTVCDLIARTIIAPFEMPVSIVLGIIGAAVFLVLIVRRNRRGR, from the coding sequence ATGAGTGTGACAGAAGCCGCCCCACCGGCGGAGCGGAGAAGGCCCGCGAGCGGAACCTCGCTCGCGGGCCCTCGACGCAACCGCATCGCCCTGATCGTCGCACTCTTCGCGACCCTCGCCCTTCTCGTGCTCTCACTTTTCGTGGGCGTCTACGACATCACGGGTGGCGATCGTGGATGGGACATCTTCCTCATCACGCGCGTCCCACGAACGCTTGCGCTCGTGCTTTCGGGCAGCGCGATGGCGATGTGCGGCCTCATCATGCAGCTGCTCACGCAAAACAAATTCGTCGAGCCCTCCACGACGGGCACGACCGAGTGGGCGAGTCTCGGCCTCATAGCCGTGATGATCCTCTTCCCTACGGCAGGGCTCGTTCCCCGCATGGTCGGTGCGATCATCTTCGCGCTTATCGGCACCCTCGTATTTTTTGGGTTCCTCGAGCGCGTAAGCCTCAAGAGTTCCCTGATCGTGCCGATCGTCGGCATCATGCTCGGCGCCGTCGTGGGCTCATTTACGACCTTCATCGCTCTCGAAACCGACACGCTCCAAAGCCTCGGCATCTGGTTCACCGGAAGCTTCACGGGCCTCGTGCGCGGCCGCTACGAGCTCTTATTCCTCGTTCTCCTCGTGCTCATCGCGGCGTTCGTCGTCGCGGATCGCTTTACCGTTGCCGGCCTCGGCAAGGACGTCGCCACTAACGTGGGCCTCAACTACCGTGCCGTCGTGTTCCTCGGGGTTTTCCTCGTCGCGATCGCGACCGGTATCGTCACCGTGATCGTGGGGCGCCTGCCCTTCCTCGGCCTCATCGTCCCGAATATCGTCTCGATGGTTCGCGGCGACGACCTTCGCTCGAACCTCCCCTGGGTCATGCTGCTCGGGGTATGGGTCGTGACGGTCTGCGACCTCATCGCACGCACGATCATCGCCCCGTTCGAGATGCCCGTGAGCATCGTGCTCGGCATCATCGGCGCAGCAGTCTTTCTCGTCCTTATCGTGAGGAGGAACCGTCGTGGACGATAG
- a CDS encoding ABC transporter ATP-binding protein, translated as MIRIENLTKRYGQGVQIGPVNAEIPSGLTALVGPNGAGKSTLLTMMGRLLEPDSGTITIDGRDMASMPSREVSTMLAILRQENHFVTRLTVRQLVAFGRFPYSRGRLTEKDERIVSEAIDFVNLTPLENRFLDELSGGQRQRAYVAMVLAQDTEYLLLDEPLNNLDMQHSVQMMKQLRRASDELGRTVVIVVHDINFAAHYADHIIAMNDGKVTVQGSPTEIVCGETLSRVFKTDVDVVDGPRGPLAVYF; from the coding sequence GTGATTCGCATCGAGAACCTCACGAAACGCTACGGCCAGGGCGTCCAGATCGGCCCCGTCAACGCCGAGATTCCGAGCGGCCTCACGGCGCTCGTGGGACCGAACGGCGCGGGCAAGTCGACCCTCCTCACGATGATGGGAAGGCTCCTCGAGCCAGATTCGGGCACGATCACGATCGACGGGCGCGACATGGCATCGATGCCCTCGCGCGAGGTCTCGACAATGCTCGCGATTCTCCGCCAGGAAAACCACTTCGTCACGCGCCTCACGGTGCGTCAGCTCGTGGCCTTCGGGCGCTTCCCGTATTCACGCGGGCGCCTCACCGAAAAAGACGAACGCATCGTCTCCGAGGCCATCGACTTCGTGAATCTCACGCCGCTCGAGAACCGCTTCCTCGACGAGCTTTCGGGTGGCCAGCGTCAGCGCGCCTACGTGGCCATGGTGCTCGCGCAGGACACCGAATACCTCTTGCTCGATGAGCCGCTCAACAACCTCGACATGCAACACAGCGTGCAGATGATGAAGCAGCTTCGTCGCGCGAGCGACGAACTCGGGCGCACGGTCGTGATTGTCGTGCACGACATCAATTTCGCGGCGCACTACGCCGATCACATCATCGCGATGAACGACGGCAAGGTCACGGTTCAGGGATCCCCCACCGAGATCGTGTGTGGGGAGACACTCTCACGCGTGTTCAAGACCGACGTCGATGTCGTCGATGGCCCTCGCGGGCCGCTTGCGGTCTACTTCTAA
- a CDS encoding DUF3054 domain-containing protein: protein MRNYYRALGADALLVLLFSVLGTVSHNGALTVSNLARVAWPFLVGLVLAHLVLRAWRVEPWRLWPHGVFIVAITVVAAMLIRTLVGDGTALPFVLVAFAVNALFLLGWRAIAGIVARRKRASVGTDDSH, encoded by the coding sequence GTGAGAAACTACTACAGGGCCCTCGGGGCCGACGCCCTCCTCGTCCTCCTCTTTTCCGTGCTCGGAACAGTGAGCCACAACGGTGCGCTCACAGTTTCGAACCTCGCGCGTGTCGCGTGGCCGTTCCTCGTGGGGCTCGTGCTCGCCCACCTCGTGCTGCGTGCGTGGCGCGTCGAGCCGTGGAGGCTGTGGCCTCACGGCGTGTTCATCGTCGCGATCACGGTCGTCGCCGCGATGCTCATCCGCACCCTCGTAGGCGATGGAACAGCGCTCCCCTTCGTCCTCGTGGCCTTCGCCGTCAACGCCCTCTTCCTTTTGGGCTGGCGCGCCATAGCCGGGATTGTGGCGCGACGGAAGCGGGCAAGCGTCGGAACCGACGATTCTCACTAG